The following proteins are encoded in a genomic region of Protaetiibacter sp. SSC-01:
- a CDS encoding tyrosine recombinase XerC, giving the protein MQLRAAVEAYLNELTLERGYSRHTIRAYGNDLADLVGFAEALGETDAASLDLETLRDWLWRGSQQGLAASTLGRRVSSARSFTAWLTRSGVTSNDPGLRLRTPRAGRRLPRVLTRGQMDTLLDGLHAQAAEGDPVALRDVAIIELLYASALRVSELVGLDIDDIDRGARTVRVLGKGAKERVVPYGGPAASAIDDYLVRARPALRTEQSGHALLLGARGGRLSTRTVYELVARELRELPGTGPAGPHALRHTAATHLLDGGADLRIVQEMLGHASLATTQLYTHVSTERLRETYRLAHPRA; this is encoded by the coding sequence ATGCAGCTGCGCGCGGCCGTCGAGGCCTACCTCAACGAGCTCACGCTCGAGCGCGGCTACTCGCGGCACACCATCCGGGCCTACGGCAACGATCTCGCCGACCTCGTGGGGTTCGCCGAGGCGCTGGGCGAGACGGATGCCGCCTCCCTCGACCTCGAGACCCTCCGCGACTGGCTGTGGCGGGGCTCGCAGCAGGGTCTTGCCGCATCGACCCTCGGACGCCGTGTCTCATCCGCTCGCTCCTTCACGGCCTGGCTCACCCGCAGCGGCGTCACGAGCAACGACCCGGGGCTCCGGTTGCGCACCCCGCGCGCCGGGCGGCGGCTCCCGCGGGTGCTCACGCGCGGGCAGATGGACACCCTGCTCGACGGCCTCCACGCGCAGGCGGCCGAGGGCGACCCCGTCGCGCTGCGCGACGTCGCCATCATCGAGCTGCTCTACGCATCCGCTCTGCGCGTGAGCGAGCTCGTCGGCCTCGACATCGACGACATCGACCGCGGCGCCCGCACCGTCCGCGTGCTCGGAAAGGGTGCGAAGGAGCGCGTCGTGCCCTACGGAGGCCCCGCGGCATCCGCGATCGACGACTACCTCGTGCGCGCGCGCCCCGCGCTGCGCACCGAGCAGTCGGGTCACGCGCTCCTGCTGGGTGCGCGCGGCGGCCGCCTCAGCACGCGCACCGTCTACGAGCTCGTCGCGCGCGAGCTGCGCGAGCTCCCCGGCACGGGGCCCGCCGGTCCGCATGCGCTGCGGCACACGGCCGCGACGCACCTGCTCGACGGGGGAGCGGACCTGCGCATCGTGCAGGAGATGCTCGGCCATGCGAGCCTCGCCACCACCCAGCTCTACACGCACGTCTCCACGGAGCGTCTGCGCGAGACCTATCGCCTCGCCCACCCGCGCGCCTGA
- a CDS encoding SHOCT domain-containing protein yields the protein MDPEFPVPEAGFPALFGIVTAIIIIGAIVVVVMALLNARKAVELGHNPLTMQTELQAKILDSQALAPERTVEDRLEELERLRAGGSVDDAEYEAARARILGSI from the coding sequence ATGGACCCGGAGTTCCCCGTACCCGAAGCGGGCTTCCCAGCGCTGTTCGGGATCGTCACGGCGATCATCATCATCGGCGCGATCGTCGTGGTGGTGATGGCGCTGCTCAACGCACGGAAGGCGGTGGAGCTGGGGCACAACCCACTCACGATGCAGACGGAGCTGCAGGCGAAGATCCTCGACTCGCAGGCTCTCGCGCCCGAGCGGACGGTCGAGGACCGGCTCGAGGAGCTCGAGCGCCTCCGAGCGGGCGGCTCGGTCGACGACGCCGAGTACGAGGCCGCGCGGGCGCGCATCCTCGGATCGATCTGA
- a CDS encoding M23 family metallopeptidase: MRVPVRRLAALAAAAALWAWPLAAPHPIARPYLAPATPYASGHRGIDIRSGAGAEVRAPADGVVHFAGVVVDRPVLSIDHGGGVLSSYEPIETALQKGDPVRRGEVVGTLLAGHCSSGACLHFGVRIHGEYVSPLLFLGGQPRAVLLPP; encoded by the coding sequence ATGCGCGTCCCCGTCCGCCGTCTCGCCGCCCTCGCCGCCGCCGCGGCGCTGTGGGCGTGGCCGCTCGCGGCGCCGCATCCGATCGCTCGCCCGTATCTGGCGCCCGCGACACCGTACGCGTCGGGGCACCGCGGCATCGACATCCGCTCGGGAGCCGGCGCCGAGGTGCGCGCTCCCGCCGACGGGGTCGTACACTTCGCGGGCGTCGTCGTCGACCGCCCCGTGCTGTCGATCGATCACGGCGGCGGTGTGCTCTCGAGCTACGAGCCCATCGAGACGGCGCTGCAGAAGGGCGATCCGGTGCGCCGCGGCGAGGTGGTGGGCACGCTGCTCGCGGGGCACTGCTCCTCTGGCGCCTGCCTCCACTTCGGCGTGCGGATCCACGGCGAGTACGTCTCGCCGCTCCTCTTCCTCGGCGGCCAGCCCCGCGCAGTGCTGCTGCCTCCCTGA
- a CDS encoding RIO1 family regulatory kinase/ATPase, whose product MTHIFGDDFVVPTFTFADVEPDAGQRWSTWPAVTPSERGPKPWPDWVVTSAAALDTELGILKTGKEADVFLIERAVPDGSESCLLAAKRYRSAEHTDFTRSEVYREGRRERRSRDQRAVERGTAYGRSVAAVAWSNAEFAALSRAWELGIPVPYPVQVNGTELLLEFIGEDTVAAPRLAQSDAAGAELAELFAQVESIVLGFARAGWAHGDLSPYNLLVHRGRVVVIDLPQLVDVIANPNGMELLERDCRNVCTWFSRRGHECDAEELFARAVAELF is encoded by the coding sequence TTGACGCACATCTTCGGCGACGACTTCGTCGTCCCCACCTTCACCTTCGCCGACGTCGAGCCCGACGCCGGCCAGCGCTGGTCCACGTGGCCGGCGGTCACCCCGTCCGAGCGCGGCCCCAAGCCGTGGCCGGACTGGGTCGTCACCTCAGCCGCCGCGCTCGACACCGAGCTCGGCATCCTCAAGACGGGCAAGGAGGCCGACGTGTTCCTCATCGAGCGCGCCGTGCCCGACGGGTCGGAGAGCTGCCTGCTCGCCGCGAAGCGGTACCGCTCGGCCGAGCACACCGACTTCACGCGGTCCGAGGTCTACCGCGAGGGGCGCCGCGAGCGACGCTCCCGCGATCAGCGGGCTGTCGAGCGCGGCACGGCCTACGGGCGCTCGGTCGCGGCCGTCGCGTGGTCGAACGCCGAGTTCGCGGCGCTGTCGCGCGCATGGGAGCTCGGCATCCCGGTCCCCTATCCCGTGCAGGTCAACGGCACCGAGCTGCTGCTCGAGTTCATCGGCGAGGACACGGTCGCGGCCCCGCGGCTCGCGCAGTCGGACGCGGCGGGCGCGGAGCTCGCGGAGCTCTTCGCCCAGGTCGAGTCGATCGTGCTCGGCTTCGCGCGGGCGGGCTGGGCGCACGGCGACCTCTCGCCGTACAACCTGCTCGTGCATCGAGGACGCGTCGTCGTCATCGATCTGCCTCAGCTCGTCGATGTCATCGCCAACCCGAACGGCATGGAGCTGCTCGAGCGCGACTGCCGCAACGTGTGCACGTGGTTCTCGCGCCGCGGACACGAGTGCGACGCGGAGGAGCTCTTCGCGCGGGCGGTGGCGGAGCTGTTCTGA
- the rpsB gene encoding 30S ribosomal protein S2, whose protein sequence is MAVVTIRQLLDSGVHFGHQTRRWNPKVKRFILTERSGIHIIDLQQSLAYIDKAYEFVKETVAHGGTVLFVGTKKQAQEAIAEQATRVGQPYVNQRWLGGLLTNFQTVSKRLARMKELEEIDFDDTTKGFTKKELLIKKRELDKLHKTLGGIRNLTKTPSAIWVVDAKREHLAVDEATKLGIPVIGILDTNADPDELQFPIPGNDDAIRSVSLLTRIIADAAAEGLIQRHQKPEAEGNVSAVEPLAEWERELLEASSNPESVAEKIESVDNRVEGDVEAGAEAVAEVVEAETPTEQNDADAEVAEKAADADAEEKPAAKKKPAAKKAAE, encoded by the coding sequence ATGGCCGTCGTCACCATCCGCCAGCTGCTCGACAGCGGCGTCCACTTCGGACACCAGACCCGTCGCTGGAACCCGAAGGTCAAGCGCTTCATCCTCACGGAGCGCTCGGGCATCCACATCATCGACCTCCAGCAGTCGCTCGCCTACATCGACAAGGCGTACGAGTTCGTCAAGGAGACGGTCGCCCACGGCGGCACCGTGCTCTTCGTCGGCACCAAGAAGCAGGCCCAGGAGGCCATCGCCGAGCAGGCGACGCGCGTCGGCCAGCCCTACGTGAACCAGCGTTGGCTCGGCGGTCTGCTCACCAACTTCCAGACGGTCTCCAAGCGTCTCGCGCGCATGAAGGAGCTCGAGGAGATCGACTTCGACGACACGACGAAGGGCTTCACCAAGAAGGAGCTCCTCATCAAGAAGCGCGAGCTCGACAAGCTGCACAAGACGCTCGGTGGCATCCGCAACCTCACCAAGACCCCCAGCGCGATCTGGGTCGTCGACGCCAAGCGCGAGCACCTCGCGGTCGACGAGGCCACGAAGCTCGGCATCCCCGTGATCGGCATCCTCGACACGAACGCCGACCCCGACGAGCTGCAGTTCCCGATCCCGGGCAACGACGACGCGATCCGCTCGGTGAGCCTGCTCACGCGCATCATCGCCGACGCCGCCGCCGAGGGCCTCATCCAGCGTCACCAGAAGCCCGAGGCCGAGGGCAACGTCTCCGCCGTCGAGCCGCTCGCCGAGTGGGAGCGCGAGCTCCTCGAGGCGTCGAGCAACCCCGAGTCGGTCGCCGAGAAGATCGAGTCCGTCGACAACCGTGTCGAGGGTGACGTCGAGGCGGGCGCCGAGGCCGTGGCCGAGGTCGTCGAGGCCGAGACCCCGACCGAGCAGAACGACGCGGATGCGGAGGTCGCCGAGAAGGCTGCCGACGCCGACGCCGAGGAGAAGCCCGCGGCGAAGAAGAAGCCGGCCGCCAAGAAGGCCGCCGAGTAA
- the tsf gene encoding translation elongation factor Ts codes for MANFSLEDVKALRERLGTGMVDTKNALVEADGDIEKAVEILRLKGAKGNAKRADRSTSEGLIAVVESATAVTMIELACETDFVAKNDKFVALADKIVAALADSGAETVDAALAVAVDGGTVASLIEDQAATIGEKIELRRVVRIAGEKFAVYLHRTSKDLPPQIGVVVSYTGDDAETARSIAQHISFADPAYLTREDVPEADVENERRIVEEISRNEGKPEAALPKIVEGRLGAYFKQVALLEQDYARDNKLTVGKVVADAGLTVNGFARFKVGA; via the coding sequence ATGGCCAACTTCAGCCTGGAAGACGTGAAGGCCCTGCGCGAGCGCCTCGGCACCGGCATGGTCGACACCAAGAACGCTCTCGTCGAGGCCGATGGTGACATCGAGAAGGCCGTCGAGATCCTGCGCCTCAAGGGTGCGAAGGGCAACGCGAAGCGTGCCGACCGCTCCACGAGCGAGGGCCTCATCGCCGTCGTCGAGTCGGCCACGGCCGTCACGATGATCGAGCTCGCGTGCGAGACCGACTTCGTCGCGAAGAACGACAAGTTCGTCGCCCTCGCCGACAAGATCGTCGCCGCGCTCGCCGACTCGGGTGCCGAGACGGTCGACGCGGCCCTCGCGGTCGCCGTCGACGGCGGCACCGTGGCCTCCCTCATCGAGGACCAGGCCGCGACCATCGGCGAGAAGATCGAGCTGCGCCGCGTCGTGCGCATCGCCGGCGAGAAGTTCGCCGTCTACCTGCACCGCACGAGCAAGGACCTCCCGCCGCAGATCGGCGTCGTCGTCTCCTACACGGGTGACGACGCGGAGACCGCCCGCTCGATCGCTCAGCACATCTCGTTCGCCGACCCGGCCTACCTCACGCGCGAGGACGTGCCCGAGGCCGACGTCGAGAACGAGCGTCGCATCGTCGAGGAGATCAGCCGCAACGAGGGCAAGCCGGAGGCCGCCCTGCCGAAGATCGTCGAGGGTCGCCTCGGCGCCTACTTCAAGCAGGTCGCCCTGCTCGAGCAGGACTACGCCCGCGACAACAAACTGACCGTCGGCAAGGTCGTCGCCGACGCCGGTCTGACCGTGAACGGCTTCGCCCGCTTCAAGGTCGGCGCCTAA
- the dapD gene encoding 2,3,4,5-tetrahydropyridine-2,6-dicarboxylate N-succinyltransferase, with product MTTAWGHGLATIAADGTVLDTWFPSPALGAAPADASAPAEVADGVGADPVREVTTEAMLVEIDTDAAPASTPDAYLRLHLLSHLLVKPNEVNLDGVFAHLPIVAWTTGGPAHPSVLSSGRARLQRAGISVTGVDKFPRMLDYVVPERVRIADAARVRLGAHLAPGTTVMHEGFVNFNAGTLGSSMVEGRISQGVVVGDGSDIGGGASIMGTLSGGGTERVVIGERALLGANSGIGISIGDDSVVEAGLYVTAGTKVTYRLPAGPRTVKAVELSGVPGILFRRNSVTGAVEALPRDGHGVELNAQLHA from the coding sequence ATGACGACCGCCTGGGGCCACGGACTCGCCACGATCGCCGCCGACGGAACCGTGCTCGACACCTGGTTCCCCTCCCCCGCGCTCGGCGCCGCCCCCGCGGACGCCTCCGCGCCCGCCGAGGTGGCCGACGGGGTCGGCGCCGACCCCGTGCGCGAGGTCACGACCGAGGCGATGCTCGTCGAGATCGACACGGATGCGGCCCCCGCCTCCACCCCGGACGCCTACCTCCGCCTCCACCTCCTGTCGCACCTGCTCGTCAAGCCGAACGAGGTCAACCTCGACGGCGTCTTCGCCCACCTGCCGATCGTCGCGTGGACGACGGGCGGGCCCGCGCATCCGTCGGTGCTCTCGAGCGGGCGCGCTCGCCTGCAGCGTGCCGGCATCTCGGTCACGGGCGTCGACAAGTTCCCGCGGATGCTCGACTACGTCGTGCCCGAGCGCGTGCGCATCGCGGATGCCGCCCGCGTGCGGCTCGGCGCGCACCTCGCCCCCGGCACGACCGTCATGCACGAGGGCTTCGTGAACTTCAACGCCGGAACGCTCGGCTCGTCGATGGTCGAGGGGCGCATCTCGCAGGGCGTCGTCGTGGGCGACGGCTCCGACATCGGCGGCGGCGCCTCCATCATGGGCACCCTCTCGGGCGGCGGCACGGAGCGCGTCGTGATCGGCGAGCGCGCCCTCCTCGGCGCGAACTCGGGCATCGGCATCTCGATCGGCGACGACTCCGTCGTCGAGGCGGGCCTCTACGTCACGGCCGGCACGAAGGTCACCTACCGCCTGCCGGCTGGGCCGCGCACCGTGAAGGCCGTCGAGCTCTCGGGCGTGCCCGGCATCCTGTTCCGCCGCAACTCCGTCACGGGTGCCGTCGAGGCACTGCCCCGCGACGGCCACGGCGTCGAGCTCAACGCCCAGCTGCACGCCTGA
- the dapE gene encoding succinyl-diaminopimelate desuccinylase, with the protein MPALDLATSTPELTRQLVDIFSVSGEEAAIADAIEHVVRAQPHLEVVRDGDAVVARTNLGRPQRVVIAGHIDTVPVNDNLPARLEGDILWGRGTVDMKGGCAVMLALATQLAEPAIDVTWVWYDNEEVDSSLNGLGRIARERPELLQADFAILGEPSNGKIEGGCNGTIRVDVTTRGKRAHSARAWMGENAIHAMAPVLERLAAYEAREVEVDGLVYRESLSAVRISGGVAGNVIPDECTVHVNYRFAPSRSGAEALAHLEELLAGLPVEIAVADLAEGARPGLDAPLAQQFVAAVGGEARPKYGWTDVARFSALRIPAVNYGPGDPSLAHADDERVPVAQIERVEAGLRRWLSAG; encoded by the coding sequence GTGCCCGCCCTCGACCTCGCCACCAGCACCCCCGAGCTCACGCGCCAGCTCGTCGACATCTTCTCGGTGTCGGGCGAGGAGGCCGCGATCGCCGACGCCATCGAGCATGTTGTGCGCGCGCAGCCGCACCTCGAGGTGGTGCGCGACGGCGACGCCGTCGTCGCCCGCACGAACCTCGGCCGCCCGCAGCGCGTCGTCATCGCGGGTCACATCGACACGGTGCCGGTCAACGACAACCTGCCCGCGCGGCTCGAGGGCGACATCCTGTGGGGCCGCGGCACGGTCGACATGAAGGGCGGATGCGCGGTCATGCTCGCGCTCGCCACCCAGCTCGCCGAGCCCGCGATCGACGTCACGTGGGTCTGGTACGACAACGAGGAGGTCGACTCCTCGCTCAACGGCCTCGGCCGCATCGCGCGCGAGCGCCCCGAGCTGCTGCAGGCCGACTTCGCGATCCTCGGCGAGCCCTCGAACGGCAAGATCGAGGGCGGATGCAACGGCACGATCCGCGTCGACGTCACGACCCGCGGCAAGCGCGCGCACTCGGCCCGCGCCTGGATGGGCGAGAACGCCATCCACGCGATGGCGCCCGTGCTCGAGCGCCTCGCCGCGTATGAGGCGCGCGAGGTCGAGGTCGACGGGCTCGTGTACCGCGAGAGTCTCTCGGCCGTGCGCATCTCGGGCGGCGTCGCCGGCAACGTCATCCCCGACGAGTGCACCGTGCACGTCAACTACCGCTTCGCGCCGAGCCGCAGCGGCGCCGAGGCCCTCGCCCACCTCGAGGAGCTGCTCGCCGGCCTCCCGGTGGAGATCGCGGTCGCCGACCTCGCCGAGGGCGCCCGCCCCGGCCTCGACGCGCCGCTCGCCCAGCAGTTCGTCGCCGCGGTCGGCGGCGAGGCCCGACCCAAGTACGGGTGGACGGATGTCGCCCGCTTCAGCGCTCTCCGCATCCCCGCCGTGAACTACGGCCCCGGCGACCCGAGTCTCGCCCACGCCGACGATGAGCGCGTGCCCGTGGCGCAGATCGAGCGGGTCGAGGCGGGCCTGCGCCGATGGCTCAGCGCCGGCTGA
- a CDS encoding DUF3117 domain-containing protein, giving the protein MAAMKPRTGDGPMEAVKEGRLIIVRVPLEGGGRLVVSVNDDEAKELHDALASVIAG; this is encoded by the coding sequence ATGGCAGCCATGAAGCCGAGGACCGGTGACGGCCCGATGGAGGCTGTGAAGGAGGGTCGCCTCATCATCGTGCGCGTTCCGCTCGAGGGCGGAGGCCGCCTGGTGGTCTCGGTCAACGACGACGAGGCCAAGGAACTGCACGACGCTCTCGCGAGCGTCATCGCGGGCTGA
- a CDS encoding O-methyltransferase: protein MSDKDLSWKFAEEFPVEPPATQAARQHSLELGIDPVSPAVGAQLAVLAAASGARNILEIGTGAGVSGLWLLQGAPNATLTTIDVEIDHQNRARQAYADAGIPSSRARLIAGRATDVLPRMNDGAYDLVLVDADPGSVLDYVEHGLRIARTGGVVAVAHALWRGRVADPAQRDETVADFRALLTTIAESAAVTASLSTAGDGLLQLVKTSD, encoded by the coding sequence GTGAGCGACAAAGACCTGAGCTGGAAGTTCGCGGAGGAGTTCCCCGTGGAACCCCCCGCGACGCAGGCTGCCCGGCAGCACTCGCTCGAGCTCGGCATCGACCCGGTCTCGCCCGCCGTGGGCGCCCAGCTCGCCGTGCTCGCCGCCGCGAGCGGTGCGCGCAACATCCTCGAGATCGGCACGGGCGCCGGCGTGAGCGGCCTGTGGCTCCTGCAGGGCGCCCCGAACGCCACGCTCACGACGATCGACGTCGAGATCGATCACCAGAACCGCGCGCGTCAGGCCTACGCCGACGCCGGCATCCCCTCCTCGCGCGCCCGCCTCATCGCGGGCCGCGCCACCGACGTGCTCCCGCGCATGAACGACGGCGCCTACGACCTCGTGCTCGTCGACGCCGACCCCGGATCGGTGCTCGACTACGTGGAGCACGGTCTCCGGATCGCGCGCACGGGCGGCGTGGTCGCGGTCGCCCACGCCCTGTGGCGGGGTCGCGTCGCCGACCCGGCGCAGCGCGACGAGACGGTCGCCGACTTCCGGGCCCTGCTCACGACGATCGCCGAGTCGGCCGCCGTCACGGCATCCCTCAGCACCGCGGGCGACGGGCTGCTGCAGCTCGTCAAGACGTCCGACTGA
- a CDS encoding Sec-independent protein translocase TatB, whose product MSFGLTFDKILIILVIAVFLVGPERLPGYAAQLARLTRSLRDLANGAKDRMREEMGPEFDEVDWAKLDPRKYDPRRIIRDALLEEDPAGPVPAGPPTPTRSSATAYELRQRRLGKGPVPPFDGEAT is encoded by the coding sequence GTGTCCTTCGGGTTGACCTTCGACAAGATCCTGATCATCCTCGTGATCGCGGTCTTCCTCGTGGGCCCCGAGCGTCTGCCGGGCTACGCCGCCCAGCTCGCGCGCCTCACGCGCTCGCTGCGCGACCTCGCGAACGGCGCGAAAGACCGGATGCGCGAGGAGATGGGCCCCGAGTTCGACGAGGTCGACTGGGCGAAGCTCGATCCCCGCAAGTACGACCCGCGCCGCATCATCCGCGACGCCCTTCTCGAGGAGGACCCGGCCGGCCCGGTGCCCGCCGGTCCGCCGACGCCGACCCGCTCCTCGGCGACCGCGTACGAGCTGCGCCAGCGCCGGCTCGGCAAGGGGCCCGTGCCGCCGTTCGACGGCGAGGCGACCTAG
- a CDS encoding SDR family NAD(P)-dependent oxidoreductase, which produces MDLQLDGARAFISGSTEGIGFAIARTLAEEGAAVVLNGRRAERVDAAVALLREAVPRADVTGLAADLADAARTRALVERLGRVDILVNNVGTFDVAPFAEVGDDEWARYIEVNLMSAVRLSRAVLGDMIAAGAGRILFVGTESAVDVPGDMIAYGATKAAALALANGLSKLTKGTAVTVNTVLGGPTYSDGVARTIEHIAHAQGMPAEALRDALVRDTSLAQRFLRPEEIASLVAYLASPLASATNGAALRADGGVLPTVL; this is translated from the coding sequence ATGGATCTCCAACTCGACGGCGCCCGCGCCTTCATCAGCGGCTCGACCGAGGGCATCGGCTTCGCGATCGCCCGCACGCTCGCCGAGGAGGGCGCGGCTGTCGTGCTCAACGGGCGGCGGGCAGAACGCGTCGACGCAGCGGTCGCGCTCCTGCGCGAGGCCGTCCCGCGCGCCGACGTCACAGGGCTCGCCGCCGACCTCGCGGATGCCGCGCGGACGCGCGCTCTCGTCGAGCGACTCGGACGGGTCGACATCCTCGTCAACAACGTCGGCACGTTCGACGTCGCCCCGTTCGCCGAAGTCGGCGACGACGAGTGGGCCCGCTACATCGAGGTGAACCTCATGAGCGCCGTGCGGCTCTCGCGCGCCGTGCTCGGCGACATGATCGCGGCGGGCGCGGGCCGCATCCTCTTCGTCGGCACCGAGTCGGCCGTCGACGTGCCGGGCGACATGATCGCCTACGGCGCCACCAAGGCGGCCGCGCTCGCGCTCGCGAACGGCCTCTCGAAGCTCACGAAGGGCACCGCCGTGACCGTCAACACCGTGCTCGGCGGCCCGACCTACTCCGACGGCGTGGCGCGCACGATCGAGCACATCGCGCACGCTCAGGGGATGCCGGCCGAGGCGCTCCGCGACGCGCTCGTGCGCGACACGTCGCTCGCCCAACGCTTCCTCCGCCCCGAGGAGATCGCGAGCCTCGTGGCCTACCTCGCGAGCCCACTCGCGTCGGCGACGAACGGCGCGGCCCTGCGGGCAGACGGCGGCGTGCTGCCCACCGTGCTGTGA
- a CDS encoding MarR family winged helix-turn-helix transcriptional regulator, with amino-acid sequence MTSESAELPARDFAPDELDTWSAVATLLEWMPAALDAQLQRDAGLSHFEFGILYALARAEDGVLRMSELAGYANSTLSRLSRAVARLERPGWVRREVDPSDGRVTLARITAEGRRAQQAAAPGHVDLVRRVVFGSLTPAQARALGESSRRITSALRADGAWRPAP; translated from the coding sequence ATGACATCCGAATCCGCGGAGCTTCCCGCTCGCGACTTCGCGCCTGACGAGCTCGACACGTGGTCGGCCGTCGCGACGCTCCTCGAATGGATGCCCGCGGCTCTCGACGCGCAGCTGCAACGCGACGCGGGGCTCAGTCACTTCGAGTTCGGCATCCTCTACGCGCTCGCCCGCGCCGAGGACGGCGTGCTGCGCATGAGCGAGCTCGCGGGCTACGCCAACAGCACCCTCTCGCGGCTGTCACGGGCGGTCGCGCGCCTCGAGCGCCCGGGCTGGGTTCGCCGCGAGGTCGACCCTTCGGATGGGCGCGTGACCCTCGCGCGGATCACCGCCGAGGGGCGACGCGCGCAGCAGGCGGCGGCACCGGGGCACGTCGACCTCGTGCGGCGCGTCGTGTTCGGCTCCCTCACGCCCGCGCAGGCGCGGGCCTTGGGTGAGAGCAGCCGGCGCATCACATCCGCTCTCCGCGCCGACGGCGCCTGGCGCCCGGCCCCCTGA
- a CDS encoding succinic semialdehyde dehydrogenase: MPGLLPRTLADELITDLAGRAASPVSVIAPFTGEELYTLPHATVEEVADAALRAREAQRAWWAAGDAHRRAVLLRGHDLFLERRELLLDAVQSETGKTRGQAFEEVFNSAAATRYAALSARRVLRPEARRAGIPLVMRTRVRRAPKGLIGVITPWNYPLSLALMDIAPALAVGNGVLQKADDQGTLSVLLARRAFVDAGLPPELWQVVAGPGSEVGSAVVDAADYVCFTGSTATGRTVAQRAAGRLIGASMELGGKNPLIVLDDVDPEKAAADAAYACFSAAGQLCVSIERVYVEKGVADRFVPAFAERVRNLALGVDFDYTADVGSLASAAQLERVTAHLDDAIAKGATVLAGGRHRPDLGPYVLEPTVLTDVTSEMQCFAGETFGPLVAVTVVENADAAVAAANDTDYGLNASVMSGSPARARGVAARLEAGSVNINEGYRATFGSIDAPMGGVKQSGVGRRNGVDGLLRFTESTTVAEATGLLQLPRTGYEFGRLVGLMVFTLKGLKAVRRR, translated from the coding sequence ATGCCCGGCCTGCTGCCCCGGACGCTCGCCGACGAGCTCATCACCGACCTCGCCGGCCGCGCCGCATCCCCCGTCTCCGTCATCGCCCCGTTCACGGGCGAGGAGCTCTACACGCTCCCCCACGCGACCGTCGAGGAGGTGGCGGATGCCGCCCTCCGCGCGCGGGAGGCGCAGCGCGCGTGGTGGGCCGCGGGCGACGCGCACCGCCGCGCCGTGCTGCTGCGGGGGCACGACCTCTTCCTCGAGCGCCGCGAGCTGCTGCTCGACGCCGTGCAGTCCGAGACCGGCAAGACACGCGGGCAGGCCTTCGAGGAGGTCTTCAACTCGGCAGCCGCGACGCGCTATGCCGCGCTGAGCGCCCGGCGCGTGCTGCGCCCCGAGGCGCGCCGCGCTGGCATCCCGCTCGTCATGCGCACCCGCGTGCGTCGCGCCCCGAAGGGGCTCATCGGCGTCATCACGCCCTGGAACTACCCGCTGAGCCTCGCCCTCATGGACATCGCGCCGGCCCTCGCGGTCGGCAACGGCGTGCTGCAGAAGGCCGACGATCAGGGCACCCTCTCGGTGCTGCTCGCCCGCCGCGCGTTCGTCGACGCGGGACTGCCGCCCGAGCTGTGGCAGGTCGTCGCGGGCCCGGGTTCCGAGGTCGGCTCGGCCGTCGTCGACGCCGCCGACTACGTGTGCTTCACGGGCTCGACGGCGACCGGCCGCACCGTCGCGCAGCGCGCCGCGGGCCGCCTCATCGGCGCCTCGATGGAGCTCGGCGGCAAGAACCCGCTCATCGTGCTCGACGACGTCGACCCCGAGAAGGCCGCCGCCGATGCCGCCTACGCGTGCTTCTCGGCCGCCGGGCAGTTGTGCGTGTCGATCGAGCGCGTCTACGTCGAGAAGGGAGTCGCCGACCGCTTCGTGCCCGCCTTCGCCGAGCGCGTGCGCAACCTCGCCCTCGGCGTCGACTTCGACTACACGGCGGATGTCGGCTCGCTCGCATCCGCCGCCCAGCTCGAGCGCGTCACGGCGCACCTCGACGACGCGATCGCGAAGGGCGCGACGGTGCTCGCCGGGGGCCGCCACCGCCCCGACCTCGGCCCCTACGTGCTCGAGCCGACCGTGCTCACCGACGTGACCTCCGAGATGCAGTGCTTCGCGGGCGAGACCTTCGGCCCGCTCGTGGCCGTCACGGTCGTCGAGAACGCGGATGCCGCGGTCGCCGCCGCGAACGACACGGACTACGGCCTCAACGCATCCGTCATGTCCGGTTCTCCCGCGCGCGCCCGCGGCGTGGCCGCGCGCCTCGAGGCCGGCTCGGTGAACATCAACGAGGGCTACCGCGCGACCTTCGGCTCGATAGATGCCCCCATGGGCGGCGTCAAGCAGTCGGGGGTCGGGCGCCGCAACGGTGTCGACGGGCTGCTGCGCTTCACCGAGTCGACGACGGTCGCCGAGGCGACGGGGCTCCTGCAGCTACCACGCACGGGCTACGAGTTCGGCCGCCTTGTCGGGCTCATGGTGTTCACCCTCAAGGGGCTCAAGGCCGTCCGCCGCCGCTGA